The sequence GTCTCGTCACCGCACTCGCCGCCCTGCTCGCCGTCAGCGCCGCCTCCGCCACCGCGACGGCGACATCCGAGCCGAAGGCCCCCGAGGACTTCGTGGCCCTGCGTTCCGTAGACCGCACGATCATCCAGGAGATCCGCTACTTCACCCCGCACAACTTCGTGGGCGAGCGCGTCGACGGCTACCGGGAGCCGCTGTGCATCCTCACCAGGCCCGCCGCCGAGGCCCTCCACAGGGCTCAGCAGCAACTGCTGCCCCAGGGCTACTCCCTGAAGGTGTACGACTGCTACCGGCCCCAGCGCGCCGTCGACCACTTCGTCCGCTGGGCCGAGGACCTCGACGACCAGACCATGAAGGACGAGTTCTACCCGGACGTCGACAAGACCCGTCTGTTCGAGGACGGTTACATCGCCGAGAAGTCCGGCCACAGCCGGGGCTCCACGACGGACCTCACGCTCGTG is a genomic window of Streptomyces sp. NBC_00414 containing:
- a CDS encoding M15 family metallopeptidase, with amino-acid sequence MTRLTTAVRGLVTALAALLAVSAASATATATSEPKAPEDFVALRSVDRTIIQEIRYFTPHNFVGERVDGYREPLCILTRPAAEALHRAQQQLLPQGYSLKVYDCYRPQRAVDHFVRWAEDLDDQTMKDEFYPDVDKTRLFEDGYIAEKSGHSRGSTTDLTLVKLPAAPTRPYVPGEPLVPCFAPQAERFPDNSVDMGTGYDCFDTLSHTLDPRVQGPQRANRLLLKDTLEGLGFVNLAEEWWHFTYKPEAYPDTYFDFPVSAKSLIRSH